The Sphingomonas carotinifaciens genomic sequence TTCGCATCACGCAACAGGGTGATGCGATTGGCGCTGAAGCCGGTCGTCTTCGACAGCGCCTGACCGCGTTGCACTTCGGGATCGGCGTCCAGCTTCGGCTTGGTGCGGGCCTCGGCCACCAGAACGTCGCCATTGGGCAGCAGCAGCGCCTGGCGCGGATAATCCAGTCCGCCCGCGAATTTCACCACCTCGAACCCAAGCGGTGCAACCGGCTTGCGTCCGTCCGGCCAGCCGATCGTGCGTGGATGATTGACCACCGACTCCGTCGCATAGGGTTCCGGCTGATCCTTCAGGCCGATCACGCGCTGCGCCTGCTGGGCATGAGCGGTGCCGGCGATCAGCGTCGTGGCGAGGATGCAGCGGGCGATGGTGTTTCTGGTCATGACGGCTCCCGATTGTATCGCCACAAAACCGCCCGAGACGGCCTTATATCCCTTGCGAACCGGGATCGTCCGATTGCGCGCATACGGCCATGCTGGGATGACGCCGGGTCGATCCCGGTTTAGAAGACGCCATGACCGGACCGATCGACCGCTGGATACGCGTGACACGCTGGACGCCGTCACGCTACCGGGCCTTGCTGCGCGCCCGTGGTCCGCGCTCCGTGCAGTTTCGCACGCGGGCCGCCATTCTGGCCGGGGCGATCCTAATCGGCATCGTCGCCACGCTTTTTGCGCTCGCCGCCGACTGGGCGAGCGAAGTCTTTTCCGATTACGCGCACCGTTGGCGCTGGCTGCCGCTGGCGACGACGCCATTGGCCTTCATGGCGCTGGTCTGGGTGACCCGCCGCTATGCGCCGCTCGCACGCGGGTCCGGCATTCCACAAGTCATTGCCGCACAGGCGGACCCGAACGGCGCCACCTCGACGCTGATCTCCGTCCGCACCGTCGCTGCCAAGGCGGCGTTGACGATCGGCGCCGTGTTCAGCGGCGCATCGGTCGGGCGCGAGGGGCCGACCGTGCAATTGGCCGCCGCCATCATGGGGTTCACGCATCGGCTGGTGCGGGTGCCCTTGCGCGGCGGCGTCCTCATCGCGGGTGGCGCCGCCGGGGTGGCCGCCGCGTTCAACACGCCGCTCGCCGGATTGCTGTTCGCGATCGAGGAACTGGCCTCCGCCTATGAACAGCGGGTAACGCTGCTGGTGCTCGCCGCGATCGTCATCGCCGGCATGGTCGCGCAGTCGGTGCAGGGCGATTATGTCTATTTCGGCGCGATCGGTGCGCACATGCCCTTGATGTCGGCCCTGCTGGTCGTGCCGGTGGCGGGCATCGTCGGCGGCGTGGCCGGCGGTGTGTTCTCACGCCTGCTCCTCGCCATGGCACTGGGCCGGAACCGGGTAACGCGCTGGTCGCGCGCCTACCCGGTGCGTTTCGCCGGCCTGTGCGGGGCGATCGTCGCGATTCTTGGCGTGTCCACCGGGCTTACCTGGGGCACCGGCTATTTCCCGGCGCGTGCGATGATCGTCGGGGTGGATGCGCCCTTGTGGTTCGGCCCGGCCAAATTCCTTGCCACCGCGGTGACCGCTATCGCGGGGCTGCCGGGTGGCATCTTCGCGCCCTCGCTGGCGACGGGGGCCGGGGTCGGCAATCTCCTGCGCGGCCTTTTCCCGAACGAGCCGGCCAGCGCGGTCGTCATCCTGGGCATGGTCGCCTATTTCGCCGGTGTCGTTCGCGCGCCCCTCACTGCGGTCATCATCCTGTCGGAAACTACCGCCAGCCGCGGGCTGATGCTCCCGATGTTCGCCACCGCCTTCATCGCCGATGCCGCCAGCCAGTGGGTGTGCCGCGAAAGGCTCTACCACGGCCTGTCGCGCACCTTCGCAACCCCCGCGCCCTCAGCCCCAGCGCCCTCAACCTCGGCGCCCTGAACCTCAGCGCACGGCATCCAGAAAAGCGGCCGGCACGCTCACCCCGTCGCCGCGCCAACTCGATCCCAGCACGCCACCGTCCCGGTCGAGCAGCAACAGGCCCGGCAACGCCGTACCGCCCAGCCCCCGCAGGCGTCTGCGCGCCGGATCGTCGTGGCGCACGAGCAGCCAGGGCATCCGCTCGCGCATGACGTAATCCCGGTGCGCGCGGAGCTCGGCATCGTCGCCGGCATAGACGATCTCGGCGTCCGATCCGCTTTCGGCCAGACGGCGATGGGCGGCTTTCAAGGTCGGGAGGAACGCCCGGCACGGCCCGCACCAGCTCGCCCCGCAATAGACCAGCAGCCGCCGGGTCGCCGGTGCCAGTCCGGCGGGTATCAGGCGCCCCCGGTCCAGCCGCTCCAGCCTCGGCGCCGCCGTGGCCGTCACGCCGCCGGGTATCGCCAGCAGGCCCGCCAGCATCGTCCGCCTAGAAATGCGCACGGGCCTGCACGAACAGGGTGCGCGGGCTGCGCGGGCCATAGACATAGTCGCTGTCGCGCGTCGCACCCGTTTCCAGGTCGCGCTGGCGGGCATCGGTGACGTTGCGCAACCCCAGCGTCACGTCGATCTCGCGGTCCTGACCGACCGGCAAGTGGCGCGTCGCGCTCAGGTCGGCGACCAGAAAGGCGGGACTGCGCCGGATCACACCCAGCCGATTGTTCAGCACATCCATCGGCCCGACATAGCGCACGCCCAGAAATCCATCGAGCCGCGGCGAAAGCGTCCACACGGCCTGCCCGATCGCGTTCCAGCGGGGGCTCTTCAGGTAGCGCCGGGTGAAGAGCTGCCGCCACTCCCCCTCGAACACCCGCTGCGCATCATCATACCGTGCATCGATCCACGCCGCGCCCACCGTCAGCCGCAACCGCGCGTTCACCCGCACGCTGGCATTCAGCTCGGCCCCCGTCACCGTGCTGCCTCCCGCATTGTCCCGCAACTGGAACAGGCCGCCGGCGTCCTCGCGAATTTCGCTCAGAAAGAAGGTGTTGCGGATGGTGGTGCGATAGAATTGCCCGTCCAGCGTCAGCGCCCCGCTCCCCCACCCCGGCCGCCAGTCGAACCCCAGCGCCAGACTATCCGCCCGCTCCGCCTCCAACCCCCCCGCATTACGCACCCGCACCGGCTCCGCGCCCAACACCGCGACATGCACATCCTCGCTGAAGATCTCCGGCGCGCGGTATCCGGTCGACCAGTTTGCCCGTACCACCAATGGTGGCGACGGCGACCACCACAACCCGATCCGCGGCGAGGCGATCACGTCGTCCAGCACCGAACTGCGATCGATCCGCGCTCCGAGCAGCAACCGGACCGCGCCCGACAGCGACCATTCGTCCTGCGCGAACGCCCCCAGTGTGGAAAAGCTTCCC encodes the following:
- a CDS encoding chloride channel protein, with product MTGPIDRWIRVTRWTPSRYRALLRARGPRSVQFRTRAAILAGAILIGIVATLFALAADWASEVFSDYAHRWRWLPLATTPLAFMALVWVTRRYAPLARGSGIPQVIAAQADPNGATSTLISVRTVAAKAALTIGAVFSGASVGREGPTVQLAAAIMGFTHRLVRVPLRGGVLIAGGAAGVAAAFNTPLAGLLFAIEELASAYEQRVTLLVLAAIVIAGMVAQSVQGDYVYFGAIGAHMPLMSALLVVPVAGIVGGVAGGVFSRLLLAMALGRNRVTRWSRAYPVRFAGLCGAIVAILGVSTGLTWGTGYFPARAMIVGVDAPLWFGPAKFLATAVTAIAGLPGGIFAPSLATGAGVGNLLRGLFPNEPASAVVILGMVAYFAGVVRAPLTAVIILSETTASRGLMLPMFATAFIADAASQWVCRERLYHGLSRTFATPAPSAPAPSTSAP
- a CDS encoding thioredoxin-like domain-containing protein, with amino-acid sequence MLAGLLAIPGGVTATAAPRLERLDRGRLIPAGLAPATRRLLVYCGASWCGPCRAFLPTLKAAHRRLAESGSDAEIVYAGDDAELRAHRDYVMRERMPWLLVRHDDPARRRLRGLGGTALPGLLLLDRDGGVLGSSWRGDGVSVPAAFLDAVR